The Candidatus Poribacteria bacterium region CTCCGGACACAGAAAATTCCAGTGTTAGAACATGAACGCTCGGTGTTAGAACAATGTAAAAACGCGCTGGAAAAGGGCACTGCTATTAGAGAGCTGCGGCTTTCCTCTGAAGATGAGCGGACGATACGCGGTTACGGATTCTTGACGCAAAAACCGTTGTTGTTAGTTTTCAATATTGGGGAGGATGAGTTGCAAAGGGCAGACGAAATAAGGGCTGGACTCGAAGTGTCCGATCGACAAATTGAAATAATCACACTTTCCGCCAGTTTGGAGATGGAGCTTGGGCGGCTGGACACGAAGGATGCGAAAATTTTCCGTGTTGAAATGGGCCTCGACGAATCCGCTCTGGCGAGAGTGATTGATGTTTCGTACCGCACCCTCGGACTAGTGACCTTCTTCACTGTTGTCTCCGATGAGTTGCGGGCTTGGACACTCAAAAGTGGGATGACCGCGCTTGACGCGGCGGCAGCAATCCATACGGACATGGCGCGAGGATTTATCCGTGCAGAGGCCATTCACTGGGCGGATCTGGTGGATTGCGGCGGATTAACAGAAGCGAGGGATAGTGGACTGCTCCGGCTTGAAGGAAAAGATTACCTTGTTTCGGATGGCGATGTTTTGACGGTGCGTTTTAACGTTTAGAGGTTCAAGACTCCTTTACATATAACACGCCATCTTCCACTTTGACTGGCAGCTTTTCCATCGGTCGAGGCGGTGGACCCGCAACGACATTTCCCGAACTGTCGAAGACTGCACCGTGGCATGGACAGAAGAACTGATCTTTCCCCTCATCCCATCGAACAAGGCAACCGAGATGGGAGCAGACACGTGAATACACCACGAAATTTCCATCCCCTTGATCTGTCACGTAGACAGACCGTTTCTTGTTGGTCTCAACCCACCCATCTTTGGCATTAAAGGTGTAGTTGATCTTTTTATAGCGACTCCCCTTTAGCAAATCCAGGATTCCGAGATCTACCCATTTCTTTGATGTTTTTTTGAATGCAGGTGAAATGGCAAATCCTATCAGCGGGACACCCATTGCTAGACTGATGATACCGCTGATGGCTGCCATACAAGCCTTAACAAATGTGCGTCGCTTCTGCCCTTGCTCTGGCACGTTTGTCATATCAATCCCTCCTAATTTAAGTCTTCATCTAAGTCAATCTCCTCCACGCTGAAGCGGAGATGTGCTTTATCGACCACATCAATGATTCCCTGCCACTGTTTTTGGGTTTTCTCAGAGATGCCCTCTGCCTCAAGGGTTTGGGCAAATTCATTGATGGCACTGTGGAACTGTTGTTGAAAATAGGTATATTCTTTTGTTTCGTTTGGATTTTTAGGAGGTTCAAAATAGTCGATTAATTCAGTATACTTGCCAAGCCGTTTTGCTGCCTGCACTGCCGCTGCCTTATCATTATCCTTTGATTCTGCCCCCTTTTGGAAATACGCACGGATAAGGTCATATTCGTCTTTCATCATCGCCATGACCTCTTTTAGATCTTCAGGTTCAATCATTTCTGAGGCATCTTCCTCACTTTTCGCGGGTCTTTTCAAAAACAGAGCATAACTGAGGGCAAGCATCTTTTTTGGCATGAGTGCGACGGCTTGAGAGGCTGCTTGTTCTCCGGCGAATGGTTCAATATCTTCGCCGACTTTGAATTTATCCTCAATCCCTTTTCCACTAAACTGCTTGAGGAATTCGTCGTTGGCAATTCCAGCGATTTCGTTGTGTTTATGTACCCCAACCTTGACTACCTTTCCCGTCATATCGAGTCCCACACCACCGCTGATGAGGTCGTTTGGTCCCTTAACAGATACAAACAGAGCTAACCCGATTGGCTTTTTGTTTTCATTGACAGCGATGTAAAATGTCGGTTTCAAGTCTTCGGGACGCAGCTTTGTTCCGATCTCCGCTTCGATGGAAGTGACTTTTTCGGGCGTTAGATCCGCCTTCTTTTCCACAAAGTTCGTCGCGTTTGGCAAAATGGACATTAACTTCTCACGGGGCAGGGGTGTTTCCTCAGCCCATGCGAAAGTGAACAAGGTCGCAATTAACATACTGAAAAAGGCGATTCGGCAAAATGTAATGGCTTGGGGTTTCATCGATTTTTCTCCTTGCAAACTATTTTGACATCAGTATAACTGCCACAGATAGCCGCTGTCAAGAGAATCAAGGGAAGGTAGCGACGAGTCGTCTAGTTACTACCTGTTGCTCTGCCGGGAGTTCAGCGTGAACACGAAAATACAAGCAAACGGCGTAATCCTAATAAGAATCGGTATCGTAGGGAACAACGATCGTTGTTCCCTACAACTTATTGGAGGCAAATGTCGAGATGCGAATCTTGACCTACTGTGTGCCTTCATTTCTAAACTGGGACCCTATTTATCCCAGATCGCGGCGAAGTTCCTCTGCTGATGCAACGTCCGCCACTGTTCCCGGAGGGTGTTTGTACCACCCCGGATCGTCATAGCTGGCAAGCTGCTCCCGAACTTTTAGGATGGTAAACATACCACCCATTGTGATGTAATCGAAGGGACCCCGTGCACCGACCATAGGAATGCTGTTCTTTGGCACTGGCATGTGTCCCGCTTCAACGTGAATCCCGTGTTCTCCCATGCCGTGCTCTCCCATCATCATATACGCAGGCAGCAGGTGACGAACTTTCTGATCGAACGCTTTTTTCTCAATACCCACTACATTTGGAAAATCGTGTCCCATCTGATTCATGACGTGGTGGGTCATGTGGCAGTGCATCCCCCAATCCCCCGGCTCGCTGGCGATAAACTCAATATCCTGCGTGTCACCAACAGGAACAAAGAGAGTGGTACCGGGATGCTGCGCCGAAACTGGGATGCTACCTCCATTGGTTGCGGTAACCTTGAAGTAATGCCCGTGGAGGTGAATCGAATGATGGTCCATCGCTGAGAGATTGCCAAAGCGAATCCGTACCCGATCCCCCATTTTGGCGACCAACGGCTCGGTTCCGGGATAACACTTCGCGTTCATTGTCAGAACGTTGAAATCATTCATTTCGTTGGGATTGGGTGTGGAGGTGCCGGGATCAATCCGCCATTCACTTAACATGATAGCGAAGTCCCGATCTACCTTGTAATCGGACGATGGTTTTCTGGGATGGAAAACCATCATTCCCATCATCCCCATCGCCATCTGCGTCATTTCGTCATGGTGGGAATGGTACATATAGGTCCCCGATTGACGCACCGTCCACTCATATTTGAAGGTCTCGCCCGGTTGGATAGCGCGCTGGGTTAGTCCGCCGACACCGTCCATCCCGTTCGGGAGAAATATCCCGTGCCAATGGACCGATGTCGGAGCCTTAAGTTTATTGGTGACGTAGATGCGAATCCGCTCGCCCTCCACCGCCTCGATCGTGGGACCGTGAACCTTTCCGTTATACCCCCAGCAGTTTGCCCTTAGACCGGCAGCGAAATTATGCGATACCTCCTCAGCGACTAGGTGAAAAACTTTGACACCGTTGACAATCTTCCACGGCAAAGAGGAGATGTTCGGCGTGATGACCGGCGTATAGTGCTTATTAGGCAACCCCGGCTCCAATGCTGGCTGTTGCGCAACACCTGCGTAAGATTTCTCCCATTGGGGTTCTGCCGCGCTGGATTTAGCCGCTCCTAAAGCGACGGCACCGCCGACCAGTGCCCCTGTTTTCAGCATGTTTCTTCGATTCATTTTAATGCCCTCCTCCTGCATCTACGTTAACAGTTCGCTCCCCTTGCGATAGGGGTGTATCGGCCTGTACATCCATAACTAGCCGGCCGTTAAGAATCTGATCAAACTCGGCTCGTGCAACATGATAATTGTAGAGTTCTTGGATGTAATTTCGACCGGCATCAATCTGTTGCTGTTTCGCTAACAGCAGCTGTGGCGTTCCCACCTGCATTGCGTTGTACTGTAGCTGGACCTGTTCGAGGATCTTCTCTTGGAGCGGAAGTATCTCATTCTGATAGGACAGCGCGTTTTGTCGAGCATTCAGTAAACGACGCTGCGCTCCGCGAACCACAGAACGAATCTCAACCGCTAGTGCGTGGTACTCCTCTTGCCGTCGGCGCAATTTTGCTACTGCCGCCGCCCGCTGACCTTGTTTTCGATTAAACAAGGGAATCTCAAATCCAAGTGCGGGTCCCGCTGACCATGCTCCTGCTTCCTGTTCAAGCTCTCCACCAATTTCTAACCGTGGAACTAGGGACATTGCCTTTGCCACACCAAGTTGTTTTCCTAAAGACACAATCTCTCCTCGTGCGATCGCGAGGTCTATGCTCTTTTCAATAGCAATCTGTTCAACATTATCAAGGTTCATGGGGTCCGTTGAGATGTCTGGCAGCCGAGCTTCAACTGTCCAAGCTGTCTCTTGACCCCACATACCCATCAACCGGTTGAGTTGTTCACGGCTTTCGGCAAGTGTTACCTCTGCAGTAGTAAGTGCTAGCTTCGATTGTTCATAAAGCGTGCGTTGAAGCAGCGGATCCAATTCTGGGATATTCCCGGCTTCGTAGAGTTGGCTAGCAAATTGGTAGCCCGCATCGCTTGCCAACACAACCTGCTGCAACATTTCCAGCATCTGCTGTTCAGACTGAACGCGATAAAACGCCCTGCGTGTCTGGCCCGCCAAATCCATCACGGCCGCTGTCACGCGGAGTTTTGCCGTCTCGAACTCCGATTTTGCAGCTGACTTTCGCATTGACCCATACAAAACTGAGAGAAAATCCATCTCAATCTTAAATACATAGTGGTCGTGAGCGGGGTGTGCTGTATCTGGATCTTGTGGAAGCCCAAAGGTTGCGTCTCCATGAAAAGCAGGATTTGAAGGAGTACCCGCTTCAATGACAGCGGCGTGTGCGATACCTAGATCCTCATAGGTTGCCTGTAAACGACGGTTATTCAACAGCGCAATTTGCACAGCGGCATCAGCGACCAACGGCTTGCCTAGCAATTCTTTAGTCGTTTGCGCTGCTTCATCAGCCGGATCGGTATTCGCATTCCAATGAACAGGAAAACCGATACGCTCATCTACCTGCTGCTGGACTTCGCTGAAAGCTACTCTTTTTGATACGCCGGCGCAGCCGGCTAGTATGAATAACGCCGCGAAAAATAACGCGGCGTATCTCATTTTTTCGTTCATTTGTCAAACTCCTCACCTGTGTTAATGACTATGCTTGTGCGATTCCATGTCCTTGGCATCAGACATATCGGCACTTGAGACGGACATCCGTTCTTTCGCGGTGTGACACCTGAGCATCGCGCTTCCGAAATACGGGTTACGAACGGGCTCACCAATTTGCATCCATATCCCTGCTTTAGGGACATCGGGTGCCATCCCGCACACATAGCTGTAGACCGGCTTCCCATAATTTGCAGGGACCCCCACCGCTGCAATAAAGTGCTTAAAGCTATCGCTCAGTGAGCCGTAGGCGATTCGGGCAGCTTTGATGTCCGAGAGATTGCCAAGCTTATGCGCGGTGTCGTGAATCATCTCTGTGTGGGCTTCGTGAGCGTTCCACAATTCAGCAGGGACTTCGGCCTCAACAGCGTGGAAGGCTTCGATTATTGCGTGTGCCTTCGCATTGACATCGTCCATCGTATCGGAAGCCAGTTGGTTCCCGATGGCAAGGTAGGCATCAAGCATCGCACCCAAGGCGTCCGCGCCATCAGGAGAGAGCGCTGCACTGCTATGATCGGCATCCCCTTCGTGCATTTCCGTCATTGGCATATTTTCTTTATGCATCTTTGCCATCGGCATATTGTGGTGATCGGCTGATGCTCCCTGTTGGGCGTTGGGATTTGCTGGGTGGTCTTGTGATGTGGCGACGTCAACGGTTTTGGTGCCGCAGCCGATAGCTAGCGGTAAAAACAGCGTGAAAAGTATGGGTAGAAATTGTCCATTGAAAACTCTGGATAACATGAGAATAACCTCCGTTTGGAATGAAAGATAATCAAAGATAGACTGGCGGTGTTGTGGCGTAGGCGCACAGATACACCAACCGATCAATACATTTCAAATAAAAAAAAGGTGTATAGGAAAATTAGGCGAGAAAAAACGGAGGTGCCCGAGGAGAGAGCTGTGGGATGGGTGGATCGGTATAGGGTTCGTGGGGAAGCTGCAGATAAGTCGTGAAAGAGGCAAAGTCAGCAGAAATTTGAGGCGTTGAGGAGATTAAGACAACAAGTGAGAACGAGTCTTTTTGTATTTGCAAGGCGACTTGGGGTTCGCTTGCTCCAAGCGAGTCCCACTGGTTGAGGCAACAATGTCCTTCCCCATCCCGACGATTTTCGTGAGGGGCAGGTGGTTCATTTCCAGACTCACAGCAAGTGGCTAGCTTCGTTTCATCAACGGTTTGCGAGTCAATCCGATGTTGATGATGACTCGAATCCTTATCAGAGCCGGTGTGCCCATCCGCTTCTGGGATTGCTGCACACTGAACCGGACAGATGAAGTAAATCGAAGCTAGTGAGAGTAAGAAAAGTGCGCCAAGGTTTTTTAATCTCATTATATGGCTACCTCCCATGCAATAGTATGCCTATGCAGTGGGAAAAAGTGTTGTACATTACTAGAACCTTCCGAAGATTGGGGCTACTACATATATTCTTCTTCATCATCCTCAGCGGGGTAGATGTTGACATCCGATAATGAGATTGATTCGCCGACATAGAAGGTCAACCAATTCCCGACCAATTCGACAGACATCATCTCATCATCTTCACTGGTGTATTCGTGCAACTCTGCCTCGAATGTCTCCATCTCTAGGAGATTTACAACGGTCATCTCCGCCGGAACAATCTCCTGCCGCTCGTATTCAACGGCAATTTCGGCGTCTTCGTCATCAGGATCGGGGTAGTGAAGCGTGATTGTATCAGGCAAATCCTCAGATAACTCTTCTTCGCCGTCAATGATCCAGCGGGAGATTTCATATTCGTTTGTGCCACCAATCCGATCCACGCCTAACACCACTACCTCATCTTCGTCCTCAAGACGATACATGTAACGCAGTAAACTGTGACCTTCATACTTTTTCCGCTCCGTCAACTCAAACGTCCGGGAAGCGGCGTCGCTGATTTCAAACGTAATTTCATCGGAGAGCTCAATCATGCTTCCAAGCGGAATATCCAACAATTCGTGCCGCTTCGGTTTTTCATCTCTTGATTTGCGGCGGAATAGTGCCATTGCGTTTCCCTCTACTCAATACTGTAAAACGAGTGATTCGACGATTTAGTTTATGCGTTATGATGTTTTTTTTAACGCGGGATGGCGCACCACGCTGCGCTCCGAGCTGAGTTAGAAGTAAC contains the following coding sequences:
- a CDS encoding TolC family protein codes for the protein MNEKMRYAALFFAALFILAGCAGVSKRVAFSEVQQQVDERIGFPVHWNANTDPADEAAQTTKELLGKPLVADAAVQIALLNNRRLQATYEDLGIAHAAVIEAGTPSNPAFHGDATFGLPQDPDTAHPAHDHYVFKIEMDFLSVLYGSMRKSAAKSEFETAKLRVTAAVMDLAGQTRRAFYRVQSEQQMLEMLQQVVLASDAGYQFASQLYEAGNIPELDPLLQRTLYEQSKLALTTAEVTLAESREQLNRLMGMWGQETAWTVEARLPDISTDPMNLDNVEQIAIEKSIDLAIARGEIVSLGKQLGVAKAMSLVPRLEIGGELEQEAGAWSAGPALGFEIPLFNRKQGQRAAAVAKLRRRQEEYHALAVEIRSVVRGAQRRLLNARQNALSYQNEILPLQEKILEQVQLQYNAMQVGTPQLLLAKQQQIDAGRNYIQELYNYHVARAEFDQILNGRLVMDVQADTPLSQGERTVNVDAGGGH
- a CDS encoding copper oxidase — protein: MNRRNMLKTGALVGGAVALGAAKSSAAEPQWEKSYAGVAQQPALEPGLPNKHYTPVITPNISSLPWKIVNGVKVFHLVAEEVSHNFAAGLRANCWGYNGKVHGPTIEAVEGERIRIYVTNKLKAPTSVHWHGIFLPNGMDGVGGLTQRAIQPGETFKYEWTVRQSGTYMYHSHHDEMTQMAMGMMGMMVFHPRKPSSDYKVDRDFAIMLSEWRIDPGTSTPNPNEMNDFNVLTMNAKCYPGTEPLVAKMGDRVRIRFGNLSAMDHHSIHLHGHYFKVTATNGGSIPVSAQHPGTTLFVPVGDTQDIEFIASEPGDWGMHCHMTHHVMNQMGHDFPNVVGIEKKAFDQKVRHLLPAYMMMGEHGMGEHGIHVEAGHMPVPKNSIPMVGARGPFDYITMGGMFTILKVREQLASYDDPGWYKHPPGTVADVASAEELRRDLG
- a CDS encoding ubiquinol-cytochrome c reductase iron-sulfur subunit; this translates as MTNVPEQGQKRRTFVKACMAAISGIISLAMGVPLIGFAISPAFKKTSKKWVDLGILDLLKGSRYKKINYTFNAKDGWVETNKKRSVYVTDQGDGNFVVYSRVCSHLGCLVRWDEGKDQFFCPCHGAVFDSSGNVVAGPPPRPMEKLPVKVEDGVLYVKES
- a CDS encoding DUF3347 domain-containing protein, with the protein product MLSRVFNGQFLPILFTLFLPLAIGCGTKTVDVATSQDHPANPNAQQGASADHHNMPMAKMHKENMPMTEMHEGDADHSSAALSPDGADALGAMLDAYLAIGNQLASDTMDDVNAKAHAIIEAFHAVEAEVPAELWNAHEAHTEMIHDTAHKLGNLSDIKAARIAYGSLSDSFKHFIAAVGVPANYGKPVYSYVCGMAPDVPKAGIWMQIGEPVRNPYFGSAMLRCHTAKERMSVSSADMSDAKDMESHKHSH
- the ychF gene encoding redox-regulated ATPase YchF translates to MKIGIVGLPYVGKTTLFNALTQSEAETGTYAAKKGANVGSVKVPDERLAALAEVFNPQRVTPTSIDYVDIAGVSKGDIALEGLETGAIAELREVDALAHVVRVFADDAVPHVDGDVHPERDIETIDIELAFADLGIIDSRLDRLNRELRTQKIPVLEHERSVLEQCKNALEKGTAIRELRLSSEDERTIRGYGFLTQKPLLLVFNIGEDELQRADEIRAGLEVSDRQIEIITLSASLEMELGRLDTKDAKIFRVEMGLDESALARVIDVSYRTLGLVTFFTVVSDELRAWTLKSGMTALDAAAAIHTDMARGFIRAEAIHWADLVDCGGLTEARDSGLLRLEGKDYLVSDGDVLTVRFNV